In Streptomyces liangshanensis, the DNA window GCGCTCCCGTACCGTCGTCACGCCCCGCCGACGCCACCGTCGCCGCGCCGGCGAAGAGCAGCGCCAGCACGACGGCCGCGATCGCCGCCCACTGCGTACGGTTCACGGAGGCCACGACCCCGAGCCTCACTGCGCGCCCATTCCACCCGTGCAGGCGGCACCCGGCTCGGGGGTCTGCGCGCCCTGCACGTACTTCGTCAGGAACTGGTCCACCCGCGGGTCCGACGCCTTGTCGACCGTGAGCTGCTTGCCCCACGCGCTCAGCATGATGGTGCCGGCCTGGTCCTTGTACGGGCTCATCAGCGTGTACGAGGTCTTCTCGACCTTGTCGCTCAGCGCCTTGACGTCGGCTTCCGAGGCCTTGTCGTTGTACGTGACCCAGACCGCGCCGTGCTCCAGCGAGTGCACCGCGTTCATGTCCGGGATCGGGTCCTTGTAGACGTCCCGGTCGCAGTTCATCCAGACCTGGTTGTGGTCACCGCCGACCGGCGGCTTCATCGGGTACTTGACCGCCGTGGTGACGTGGTTGCGCGTGAGCTTCTTGGCGTCCCAGGACTTCTCGCCCTTCACGGGCTCCTTGGCGGCGGCCTGCTCCTGTTCCTTCTGGTCGGACTCCTTGTTCAGGATCACGGCGCCGAACCCGACGAGACCCGCCACGACCACGGCGCTCACCGTGATCGTGATGATGCGACTGCGCCGCTCGTGAGCCTGTTCGGCGCGGCGCATGCTCTCTATTCGGGCCTTGCGCTCGGCGGACTGGGACTTGGAAGCCATGGTGTCTGTCCTTCTGGGGGTGACTGCGTACGTACGTGACGGGGGCGTTGATCTCGTGAACCCGCGCGCGTTCGCCGTCTCGCCGGGGTACGGCGTGGACGTGCCGGACGGCGGATGTCGGATGCCGGATGGCGTACGGCGGACCGCGGCGGATTCCGGTCCGGACTAGGTCCGCAGTACTTGAAGGACGTGGAGGTCCGGTGCGCGGGCCCGCGCACCGGGGCGGGGGAGCCGGCCGTCGGGGGCCGTCGGTTCGACGCGCGGGTGCGGGACTCCGGAGGCCAGCGGCGCGGCCGGCGGCGGTACGGTGAGCACGGCCGGGCTCAGGTGCGGGAAGTAGCCGCAGTCGTTGCCGTCGTACGGGCAGCTGTACCGGGCCACGGGCTTGTTCACGGGCGTGAACGGGGCGGCGGCGCGGTGATGGCCGACTCCGGCGGGGCCCCGGGCGGACTCGCCGTCGGCCCCCTCGCCGACCTTGTCGACGCCCAGACAGACGAAGAGCGCGGCGAACAGCGTCGCCATGGCACTCAGCAGTGCCATGGGACGCGTGATGCGCGTGCGGCGGGCTCCCCCCATGAGCGCAGATCGTAGTGCGTACTACCCCGGAAGCAGCAGTGCGGAGCGGCTTCCGGCCGAGGAACGGGCCGACGGTCCCACCCGATGCGGTACGAACCGGGCGCGGGCGCGGTACAAAGAGGCATGGCCGACCCCGCAGACCCACCCCGCCGAGCCGGCCACCCCCCCAACCCGCCGGCCACCCCGAACCCGCCGGCCACCCCCAACCCGCCGGCCACCCCGAACCCACCCCACCCGGGCACCCCGGCCCCCGATCAGGCCGGGTCGGTCCAGAGCGACGAGAGCGCCACGGACCCGGCCCCCGGCGACGTGGACGCCGTGACGCATGCCGTGCTCGCCGCGTCGCGGGTGCTCGTCGGCATCTCCGTGCGGGCGTTGGAGGTCGTCCCCGACCGGGTGACGCTCCCGCAGTACCGCCTGCTGGTGGTCCTCGACACCCACGGCGACGCCAAGCTCGTGGAGGTCGCCGAGCGGCTCGGCGTGAACCCCTCCACCGCGATGCGCATGCTGGACCGCCTGATCGCCGCGGGCCTCGCCGCCCGGCGGAGCAACCCCGCCAGCCGCCGCGAGACCCTGCTGCGGCTCACGCCGGACGGCCGACGCCTGGTCGACGAGGTGTCGGCCGCCCGCCGCCGCGAGATCACGACGATCGTCGAGCGGCTCCCGCCGGAACAGCGCGCCCACCTGGTCACCGCGCTGACCGCGTTCACCGAGGCGGGCGGGGAACCCGCGGACCCGGTCGGGGACGCGGAGCCGTACCCTCTGGGCTGGTCGGACACCCACACCAGACCCGGCGACGCCTGAGCCGACCGCGCGCCGCCGCCACTCCCGCAACAGGAGCGTTGTCGGAGGTACCGGCGTACCCGCCGAGCAGGCACTATGGGGCAGAGACCCGTACATCCGCGCGACGGAAGGCGTTGGACCGGGGTTCGCAACGCGCCGGAAATCGTGTGGTGGGATGCTCGTGTGCCCCAACGTGCCCCTCGGCATGGGAGCAGGTGGCCTGACCAGCAAGGATGGGTAGGACAGCGATATGGACAAGCAGCAGGAATTTGTGCTCCGCACACTGGAGGAGCGCGACATCCGCTTCGTACGCCTCTGGTTCACCGACGTGCTCGGCTTCCTGAAGTCGGTCGCCGTGGCGCCCGCCGAGCTGGAGCAGGCCTTCGACGAGGGCATGGGATTCGACGGCTCGGCCATCGAGGGCTTCGCCCGCGTGTACGAGTCGGACATGATCGCCAAGCCCGACCCGGGCACCTTCCAGATCCTGCCCTGGCGCGCCGAGGCCCCCGGCACGGCGCGGATGTTCTGCGACATCCTGATGCCCGACGGCTCGCCGTCCTTCGCCGACCCGCGCTACGTGCTCAAGCGGATGCTGGCCAAGACCTCGGACCTCGGATTCACCTTCTACACCCACCCCGAGATCGAGTTCTTCCTGCTGAAGGACAAGCCGCTGGACGGCTCGCGGCCCACCCCCGCCGACAACTCCGGCTACTTCGACCACACGCCCCAGAACGTCGGCATGGACTTCCGCCGCCAGGCGATCACGATGCTCGAATCCATGGGAATCTCCGTGGAGTTCAGCCACCACGAGGGCGCGCCGGGCCAGCAGGAGATCGACCTCCGTTACGCGGACGCGCTGTCCACGGCCGACAACATCATGACGTTCCGTCTGGTGATGAAGCAGGTCGCGCTGGAGCAGGGCATCAACGCGACGTTCATGCCCAAGCCCTTCTCGGAGTACCCCGGTTCGGGCATGCACACCCACCTGTCCCTCTTCGAGGGCGACCGCAACGCGTTCTACGAGTCGGGCGCCGAGTACCAACTCTCCAAGGTGGGACGCTCCTTCATCGCCGGCCTGCTCAAGCACGCCGCGGAGATCTCGGCCGTCACCAACCAGTGGGTCAACTCGTACAAGCGCATCTGGGGCGGCTCCACCCGCACCGCGGGCTCGGGCGGCGAGGCCCCCTCGTACATCTGCTGGGGCCACAACAACCGCTCCGCGCTGATCCGGGTCCCGATGTACAAGCCCGGCAAGACCGGCTCGGCCCGCGTCGAGGTCCGCTCCATCGACTCCGGCGCCAACCCCTACCTGACCTACGCGGTCCTCCTCGCGGCGGGCCTCAAGGGCGTCGAGGAGGGCTACGAACTCCCGGCCGGCGCCGACGACGACGTCTGGGCCCTCTCCGACGCCGAACGCCGCGCGATGGGCATCGAACCCCTCCCGCAGAACCTCGGCGAGGCGATCTCCCTGATGGAACGCAGCGAACTGGTCGCCGAAACCCTCGGCGAACACGTCTTCGACTTCTTCCTCCGCAACAAGAAGCAGGAGTGGGAGGAATACCGCAGCGAGGTAACCGCCTTCGAACTCCGCAAGAACCTCCCGGTCCTGTAAGAGCTTCCATGACCCGGGCCAGTGGGGAAATGCCACTGGCGCCAGCGGTCTCAGTGTCGCGGGCTGCGAACCGCGTGGCGCGCGAATCTTGGAACGGCTCCGGCTCCCGCACCGACTGGTGCGGGAGCCGGAGCCACATGCGTTCGTCAGTCGCTGCTTTCCTTCCGGGCGTCCTCCGTGGCGTCCTTGACGATGTTCGCTGACGGGACGCGCGACATGTCCCAGGGTTCGTCCCGCATCTCGCGCATGTCCCGGTCGAAGGAACGCAGTTCCTGACGAAATTCACGCACGTACGAAGCCGCGCGCTGAACCAGAAAGATCACGTGATTCCCTCACGTGCCCCCGAGCGGCCCTCCGGGCATTTCCCGGCGGTACCGCCGCCCCAGGCGGGGACGGGTGGGTGGGGGCGCTACCTCACGCCGTCAGGGACGGAGCGGGAGGGAGGGCGTGGAAAGTGGTGGCGGAAAGCCGTCCAGGAAGAATGTGACGACTATCCGCGAGAGTGCCCAGACGGATATTGCAGCGAACATGCCAACAATTAGCATTACCGCGCGCGGCTGGAGAACGAACAGAGCCGGGTCGAACAACGTAGCCCCCTTTCGATGGTGCGAGACCCTAGCAGCTCAATCTCGAACTGCCTCATCTTCCAGGTCAGTTCTTGATCGTGAGGCCAGTAGGCCCATGCCTCGCGTAGAGGCCGTCCACAGTTCCCCGCGTACGTCTTTCGCTGCTGGGCGTTTGAAATGGTGGGGGGTCAGGTTTCCATGGCCGTCGCCGTGGGGTGGAAGCCCAGGCGGGTGTAGATGCGGGCTACTTGGGGGTCTGTGGCGCTCAGGAAGATGGTGTGGGCGCCGCGGGTGCGGGACTCTTGGATCAGGGTTGCGGTTACTGCCAGGGCCAGGCCTCGGCGGCGGGCCGTGGGGAGGGTGGCCACGGCGCAGATCTCGGTGATGCCGTCGACCACTCCCGGCAGCAGGCCCGAGCTGAGGGCGATGCCGTTCTCCACCGCCGCGACCAGGGTCGTACGGCCCTCGCGGATGCGCATGGCCATGAGGGTGATCGCCGTGGCGTGGTGCTCCTCCGCCTCGGGGAGTTCCGCCGGGCCGACCTCGCCCACGTGGGTGCCCAGGTTCGCGAAGGCCAGGTGGGCGGTGGCCACCGCGCTGGGGAGCCAGGGGGCGTCCGGGGTCACCGTGAGGATCTCGACGCCCTCGGGGGTGAGGTCGGCCAGGGGTGGTGTCGGGGCGTTCTCGGGGAGCACCAGGAGCGGGCGGGGTGTGACCGGCAGGTCCGTCGCCTCCACCGCCGCGCGCAGGTCCGGGGCCGACTCGTGGACCCACTCGAAGCTCTCCGGGAGGCCCAGTTCGCGCTGGCGCGCCCGGACGGCCGCGACATCCGCCGGGGTCACCGGTCGGCCCCGCCAGCCCCGCGTCGGGCGGGCCTGGAGCGGGCTGCCCCCGT includes these proteins:
- a CDS encoding MarR family winged helix-turn-helix transcriptional regulator → MADPADPPRRAGHPPNPPATPNPPATPNPPATPNPPHPGTPAPDQAGSVQSDESATDPAPGDVDAVTHAVLAASRVLVGISVRALEVVPDRVTLPQYRLLVVLDTHGDAKLVEVAERLGVNPSTAMRMLDRLIAAGLAARRSNPASRRETLLRLTPDGRRLVDEVSAARRREITTIVERLPPEQRAHLVTALTAFTEAGGEPADPVGDAEPYPLGWSDTHTRPGDA
- a CDS encoding glutamine synthetase family protein, with translation MDKQQEFVLRTLEERDIRFVRLWFTDVLGFLKSVAVAPAELEQAFDEGMGFDGSAIEGFARVYESDMIAKPDPGTFQILPWRAEAPGTARMFCDILMPDGSPSFADPRYVLKRMLAKTSDLGFTFYTHPEIEFFLLKDKPLDGSRPTPADNSGYFDHTPQNVGMDFRRQAITMLESMGISVEFSHHEGAPGQQEIDLRYADALSTADNIMTFRLVMKQVALEQGINATFMPKPFSEYPGSGMHTHLSLFEGDRNAFYESGAEYQLSKVGRSFIAGLLKHAAEISAVTNQWVNSYKRIWGGSTRTAGSGGEAPSYICWGHNNRSALIRVPMYKPGKTGSARVEVRSIDSGANPYLTYAVLLAAGLKGVEEGYELPAGADDDVWALSDAERRAMGIEPLPQNLGEAISLMERSELVAETLGEHVFDFFLRNKKQEWEEYRSEVTAFELRKNLPVL
- a CDS encoding DUF3105 domain-containing protein, producing MASKSQSAERKARIESMRRAEQAHERRSRIITITVSAVVVAGLVGFGAVILNKESDQKEQEQAAAKEPVKGEKSWDAKKLTRNHVTTAVKYPMKPPVGGDHNQVWMNCDRDVYKDPIPDMNAVHSLEHGAVWVTYNDKASEADVKALSDKVEKTSYTLMSPYKDQAGTIMLSAWGKQLTVDKASDPRVDQFLTKYVQGAQTPEPGAACTGGMGAQ
- a CDS encoding GNAT family N-acetyltransferase, with the protein product MTEHAAPPTNRPASPTHPSALDRIDHYLDALPRRVGRAEDFGPLTLFVREDGGSPLQARPTRGWRGRPVTPADVAAVRARQRELGLPESFEWVHESAPDLRAAVEATDLPVTPRPLLVLPENAPTPPLADLTPEGVEILTVTPDAPWLPSAVATAHLAFANLGTHVGEVGPAELPEAEEHHATAITLMAMRIREGRTTLVAAVENGIALSSGLLPGVVDGITEICAVATLPTARRRGLALAVTATLIQESRTRGAHTIFLSATDPQVARIYTRLGFHPTATAMET